In a genomic window of Acidimicrobiales bacterium:
- a CDS encoding SRPBCC family protein, protein MDEESIDINAPRAKVWDLVADFSNMGRWSPELRRIVWLGGAKGPSVGARFVGVNRHGPVPWATFSKVSKCDDESAIEWEVSTSGTRWGYRFEDAPGGGTRVTEYREPFRDTNALVKAVQRSGLIGRNREDLLRAGMRTTLERVKAAAEAAG, encoded by the coding sequence ATGGACGAAGAGTCGATCGACATCAACGCTCCGCGCGCCAAGGTCTGGGACTTGGTGGCCGACTTCTCCAACATGGGACGGTGGAGCCCTGAGCTGCGCCGGATCGTGTGGCTCGGCGGCGCCAAGGGTCCGAGCGTGGGCGCCCGCTTCGTCGGTGTGAACCGCCACGGCCCGGTGCCGTGGGCGACGTTCTCGAAGGTCTCGAAGTGCGACGACGAGTCGGCCATCGAATGGGAGGTGTCGACGTCGGGCACCCGCTGGGGTTACCGCTTCGAGGACGCGCCCGGCGGCGGCACCCGCGTCACCGAATACCGCGAGCCGTTCAGGGACACGAACGCGCTCGTCAAGGCGGTGCAGCGCAGCGGCCTCATCGGCCGCAACCGGGAAGACCTCCTGCGCGCCGGCATGCGCACCACGCTCGAGCGAGTGAAGGCCGCCGCCGAGGCTGCCGGTTAG
- a CDS encoding antibiotic biosynthesis monooxygenase — protein MAVLTVFRSRLADGAYDAGYEARAEEMLQRARAMPGFVEFKSFTAPDGERVSIIQFDSAESHQAWARDVEHRAAQREGRDAFYAEYRIVVADVTSDRNWSR, from the coding sequence GTGGCGGTGCTGACGGTGTTCCGGTCGCGGCTGGCCGACGGCGCCTACGACGCCGGCTACGAGGCGCGCGCCGAGGAGATGTTGCAGCGGGCGCGCGCGATGCCGGGGTTCGTCGAGTTCAAGTCGTTCACCGCGCCCGACGGCGAGCGCGTGTCGATCATCCAGTTCGACTCGGCCGAGTCGCACCAGGCGTGGGCGCGCGACGTCGAGCACCGGGCCGCGCAGCGCGAGGGCCGCGACGCGTTCTACGCCGAGTACCGCATCGTCGTGGCCGACGTCACGAGCGACCGCAACTGGTCCCGGTGA
- the purT gene encoding formate-dependent phosphoribosylglycinamide formyltransferase, producing MTAPLVPITPIGTPLTKQAVRVLLLGSGELGKEVVIELQRLGVEVIAVDRYADAPAMQVAHRCHVVDMLDGAAIRKVITEEQPHLVVPEVEAIATDELERLEAEGQRVVPTARATRLTMNREGIRRLAAEELGLPTSPYRFASSEDEYDAAIAEIGVPCVVKPVMSSSGKGQSTVTALASARAAWDYARANARVPGQPVIVEGFVEFDYEITLLTVRHVDGVTFCPPIGHRQEDGDYRESWQPQAMSAAALAAAQNVAARVTEALGGWGVFGVELFVRGDEVLFSEVSPRPHDTGMVTMISQPLSEFALHARAILGLPITDDNVAIVAPGGAGASAVVLAGGSGAPTYDGLDDALRVPTAQVRIFGKPDAPKKRRLGVALAAGSSTDEAVARALAAAAHVRVEFS from the coding sequence GTGACCGCGCCGCTCGTCCCCATTACTCCTATCGGCACGCCGCTGACGAAGCAGGCCGTCCGCGTGCTGCTGCTCGGGTCGGGCGAGTTGGGCAAGGAAGTGGTGATCGAACTGCAGCGTCTCGGCGTCGAAGTGATCGCGGTCGACCGCTACGCCGACGCGCCCGCGATGCAGGTGGCGCATCGGTGCCACGTCGTCGACATGCTCGACGGCGCCGCCATCCGCAAGGTCATCACCGAGGAGCAGCCGCACCTCGTGGTGCCGGAAGTCGAGGCGATCGCCACCGACGAGTTGGAGCGACTCGAAGCCGAGGGCCAACGCGTCGTGCCGACGGCGCGCGCCACGCGGCTGACAATGAACCGCGAAGGCATCCGGCGCCTGGCAGCCGAGGAACTCGGCCTGCCCACTTCGCCGTACCGCTTCGCGTCGAGCGAGGACGAATACGACGCCGCGATCGCCGAGATCGGCGTGCCGTGCGTGGTCAAGCCGGTGATGTCGTCGTCGGGCAAGGGCCAGTCGACCGTGACTGCGCTGGCTTCGGCGCGCGCCGCGTGGGACTACGCGCGGGCCAACGCCCGCGTGCCCGGGCAGCCGGTCATCGTCGAGGGCTTCGTCGAGTTCGACTACGAGATCACATTGCTGACGGTGCGCCACGTCGACGGCGTGACCTTCTGCCCGCCGATCGGCCATCGTCAGGAAGACGGCGATTACCGCGAGAGCTGGCAGCCCCAGGCGATGTCGGCGGCGGCGCTGGCGGCCGCGCAGAACGTGGCGGCCAGGGTGACCGAAGCGCTGGGCGGTTGGGGCGTGTTCGGCGTCGAGTTGTTCGTGCGCGGCGACGAGGTGCTGTTCAGCGAGGTGTCGCCGCGCCCCCATGACACCGGCATGGTGACCATGATCAGCCAGCCGCTGTCGGAGTTCGCGCTCCACGCCCGCGCCATCCTCGGGCTGCCGATCACCGACGACAACGTTGCGATCGTGGCGCCCGGCGGCGCCGGGGCGTCGGCCGTCGTGCTGGCGGGTGGCTCGGGCGCGCCGACCTATGACGGGCTCGACGACGCGCTGCGCGTGCCCACGGCCCAAGTGCGCATCTTCGGCAAGCCGGACGCGCCCAAGAAACGCCGGCTGGGCGTCGCGCTCGCCGCCGGGTCTTCGACCGACGAAGCCGTGGCACGCGCCCTCGCCGCCGCCGCGCACGTGCGGGTGGAATTCTCCTAG
- a CDS encoding DNA alkylation repair protein — translation MAADRALIKELRAALRAEADPSRAAGAQAYMKSSMPFLGLTVPVMRRITKDVSKAHVMGDADTWRATCLALWRKAEYRDERYAALELTGHKPYQRFQTSGCMPMYEEFVVDGAWWDYVDLVAIHRIGPLLVAYRDEIEPIVRAWSTDADMWKRRASIICQVSAKGDVDLGLLYDCIEPNMADKEFFIRKAIGWALRSHAWLNPGEVERYVAANADRLSGLSKREALKNIGKLRK, via the coding sequence GTGGCGGCGGACCGGGCGCTGATCAAGGAGCTGCGGGCCGCGCTCCGGGCCGAAGCCGACCCGTCACGCGCCGCGGGCGCACAGGCCTACATGAAATCCTCGATGCCGTTCCTCGGCCTCACGGTGCCCGTCATGCGGCGCATCACCAAGGACGTGTCGAAGGCCCATGTGATGGGCGACGCCGACACGTGGCGCGCCACCTGCCTCGCGCTGTGGCGCAAGGCGGAATACCGCGACGAGCGCTACGCCGCGCTCGAGCTCACCGGCCACAAGCCCTACCAGCGTTTCCAGACCTCCGGCTGCATGCCGATGTACGAAGAATTCGTCGTGGACGGGGCGTGGTGGGACTACGTCGACCTGGTCGCCATCCACCGCATCGGGCCGCTGCTCGTCGCCTACCGCGACGAGATCGAGCCGATCGTGCGCGCCTGGTCGACGGATGCCGACATGTGGAAGCGGCGGGCGTCGATCATCTGCCAGGTCTCCGCCAAGGGCGACGTCGACCTCGGCCTCCTCTACGACTGCATCGAACCCAACATGGCCGACAAGGAGTTCTTCATCCGCAAGGCCATCGGCTGGGCGCTGCGCTCCCATGCGTGGCTCAACCCGGGCGAAGTCGAGCGCTACGTCGCGGCGAACGCCGACCGGTTGTCGGGACTCTCGAAGCGCGAAGCGCTGAAGAACATCGGCAAACTACGGAAGTGA
- a CDS encoding PD-(D/E)XK nuclease family protein, with amino-acid sequence MELTADQRAVVEADGPPRVAGPAGAGKTAALVARWRRLADLHGPGRVLYLVAHPGAAADVRRRMVTASGGTGFGPLLVSTPVGLALDLVRRNVPARADATAVGGAARRAAIADAFVAADWPTAGALATRRAFVAAVQDGIDALAHAEVSTEAALTNAEAVGARARWDKLVAFRRRYADALRAHDRIDLSDALRIALDHVEPDRFAEIIVDDAHALTFAEAELVDGYAARGCEVTRALRSDTTVDDAVNLAPRPAAAPHLVWCRHPSMEADAVVGTLLEARADAVAWEDMVVVVPRRSAPIARAVTRALQRREIPVQIRLADGDAEPVVRRLRAALAQADGAAPAGPFVEDWIAGALRDLAAQADLVAPEPTVDRALNALCAFDRATQRWVAGRAGTSATILELATALAEDDFTLWYDAPGESGVAVVTPEEAVGVHWQFAAVAGCVEGEYPRPVGDGGWFDAAVTRRDFALDAPARRRAAIAAQRERFRVAMSRAPRVACVAAPQPGVLVSRYVEQLPFTEAAPAWAQPRPYPARPLTYTATPIHPSRRLRLSASQLQTFEDCPRRWFYDSVLRLADSTSVWADFGSLVHDVLERFLSPGSTVEYSFEALLDLADELWSDDIAPFAPQRDQARRELRDVLTTWWQMEGQRFDRADVVEVEHEFDVAVGDHTVRGRIDRVDWDHTTDGLAIVDYKTGRHAPKESEVADDLQLAVYYLAALRSPELAAKGTPTRLELRYIRLNKTFSQPITADHETRAEGRILDAATQMLAEQLEPLPTADCDHCDYHRLCPLQRAGRDVGAR; translated from the coding sequence GTGGAGTTGACCGCCGACCAGCGCGCCGTAGTAGAGGCCGATGGTCCGCCGCGCGTCGCCGGACCGGCGGGGGCGGGCAAGACCGCCGCGCTCGTCGCCCGCTGGCGGCGGCTGGCCGACCTCCACGGGCCGGGCCGGGTGTTGTATCTCGTCGCCCATCCGGGCGCGGCCGCCGACGTACGCCGCCGCATGGTGACGGCCTCGGGCGGCACCGGGTTCGGGCCGCTGCTCGTGTCCACGCCGGTGGGTTTGGCGCTCGACCTCGTGCGCCGGAACGTGCCGGCGCGGGCCGACGCCACGGCCGTGGGCGGCGCGGCGCGCCGGGCGGCCATCGCCGACGCCTTCGTGGCCGCCGACTGGCCGACCGCCGGCGCGCTCGCCACCCGGCGGGCGTTCGTCGCCGCGGTGCAGGACGGCATCGACGCCCTGGCCCACGCCGAGGTCTCAACCGAGGCGGCGCTCACCAACGCCGAGGCCGTAGGGGCGCGGGCGCGGTGGGACAAACTCGTCGCCTTTCGCAGGCGCTACGCCGACGCGCTGCGGGCGCACGACCGCATCGACCTAAGCGACGCGTTGCGCATTGCGCTCGACCACGTCGAGCCTGATCGCTTCGCCGAGATCATCGTCGACGACGCCCACGCGCTGACCTTCGCCGAAGCCGAACTCGTCGATGGTTACGCCGCGCGCGGCTGTGAGGTCACCCGCGCGCTCAGGAGCGACACCACCGTCGACGACGCCGTCAACCTGGCGCCGCGGCCGGCGGCCGCACCGCACCTGGTGTGGTGCCGGCATCCCTCGATGGAGGCCGACGCGGTCGTCGGCACCCTGCTGGAGGCGAGGGCCGACGCCGTGGCGTGGGAGGACATGGTCGTCGTCGTCCCGCGTCGCAGCGCGCCGATCGCGCGCGCCGTCACGCGGGCGCTCCAGCGCCGGGAGATCCCGGTGCAGATCCGCCTGGCCGACGGCGACGCCGAACCCGTCGTGCGCCGCCTGCGCGCCGCGCTGGCCCAGGCCGACGGCGCCGCGCCCGCCGGCCCGTTCGTCGAGGACTGGATCGCGGGCGCGCTGCGCGACCTGGCGGCCCAGGCCGACCTCGTCGCGCCCGAACCGACCGTCGACCGGGCGCTCAACGCGCTGTGCGCCTTCGATCGCGCCACGCAACGCTGGGTGGCGGGCCGCGCCGGCACGAGCGCCACCATCCTCGAGTTGGCCACCGCCCTGGCCGAGGACGACTTCACCCTCTGGTACGACGCGCCGGGCGAATCGGGCGTGGCCGTCGTGACGCCCGAAGAAGCCGTCGGCGTCCACTGGCAGTTCGCGGCCGTCGCCGGGTGCGTCGAAGGTGAATATCCGCGCCCGGTCGGCGACGGCGGATGGTTCGACGCCGCGGTCACGCGGCGCGACTTCGCCCTCGACGCGCCGGCGCGGCGCCGCGCCGCCATCGCCGCCCAGCGCGAACGGTTCCGGGTGGCGATGTCGCGCGCGCCGCGCGTCGCCTGCGTCGCCGCCCCGCAACCCGGCGTGCTCGTGAGTCGCTACGTGGAGCAGCTGCCGTTCACCGAAGCGGCACCGGCGTGGGCGCAGCCGCGGCCGTACCCCGCGCGGCCCTTGACCTACACCGCGACGCCGATTCACCCCTCGCGGCGACTGCGGCTGTCGGCGTCGCAACTCCAGACCTTCGAGGACTGCCCGCGGCGCTGGTTCTACGACAGCGTGCTGCGCCTCGCCGACTCCACGTCGGTGTGGGCCGACTTCGGCAGCCTGGTCCACGACGTGCTCGAGCGGTTCCTGTCGCCCGGCTCGACCGTCGAATACTCCTTCGAAGCGCTGCTCGACCTCGCCGACGAGTTGTGGAGCGACGACATCGCCCCGTTCGCGCCGCAGCGCGACCAGGCGCGGCGCGAACTGCGCGACGTGCTGACCACGTGGTGGCAGATGGAAGGCCAGCGCTTCGACCGCGCCGACGTGGTCGAGGTCGAGCACGAGTTCGACGTCGCCGTCGGCGACCACACCGTGCGGGGCCGCATCGACCGCGTCGACTGGGACCACACCACCGACGGCCTCGCCATCGTCGACTACAAGACGGGTCGCCACGCCCCCAAGGAGTCCGAGGTCGCCGACGATCTCCAACTCGCCGTGTACTACCTCGCGGCGTTGCGGTCGCCCGAACTGGCGGCCAAGGGCACCCCGACGCGCCTCGAGTTGCGCTACATCCGGCTCAACAAGACCTTCAGCCAGCCCATCACCGCCGACCACGAGACGCGGGCCGAGGGGCGCATTCTCGACGCCGCCACCCAGATGCTGGCCGAGCAACTCGAGCCGTTGCCCACCGCCGACTGCGACCACTGCGACTACCACCGCCTGTGCCCGCTGCAGCGCGCCGGGCGCGACGTGGGGGCCCGATGA